One Candidatus Binatia bacterium DNA window includes the following coding sequences:
- a CDS encoding hotdog fold thioesterase: MIDAAHRLAGLLEATPYASRLGLRCGDVLTDTATASVPYLADLANAQGFVHGGVAASLSIWTASLVAVASDRGREASALPVSASIAYLSAAREEGLHATARMTARGRDVVHVEVEVASDRGRIVASALMVIRTLEAAGAGAVVSRDSFAVPSNDAEFLSPFSRSMGAVVRSHRAPSAQMMMPLGPNAGLGGAIDPGALVSLADTCSALACVPSLDERVRGSATLSLAAVFARPLAGPAVATGWAIADGGSIKSARIEIGPLQETAAGAAPAAASVAMTALVTYRFAAWP; this comes from the coding sequence GTGATCGACGCGGCCCACCGTCTGGCGGGCCTTCTCGAGGCGACGCCTTACGCGTCGCGACTCGGTCTTCGCTGCGGCGACGTGCTCACGGACACGGCGACGGCCTCGGTGCCTTATCTCGCGGACCTCGCCAACGCCCAGGGCTTCGTGCACGGCGGCGTGGCGGCCTCCTTGTCGATCTGGACGGCGTCTCTGGTCGCCGTCGCCAGCGACCGCGGCCGCGAGGCCAGCGCGCTGCCCGTGTCCGCGAGCATCGCGTATCTTTCGGCGGCACGAGAAGAAGGGCTGCATGCCACGGCGCGCATGACGGCAAGGGGTCGCGACGTCGTGCACGTCGAAGTCGAGGTCGCCAGCGACCGCGGCCGCATCGTCGCGTCCGCCCTCATGGTCATTCGCACGCTCGAAGCCGCTGGCGCAGGCGCTGTCGTCTCGCGCGACAGCTTCGCCGTCCCTTCGAACGATGCGGAGTTCCTCTCGCCGTTCTCGCGCTCGATGGGTGCGGTGGTGCGCTCCCATCGCGCGCCGTCGGCGCAAATGATGATGCCGCTCGGTCCCAACGCCGGGCTCGGCGGCGCCATCGATCCTGGAGCCCTCGTTTCCCTTGCCGATACCTGCTCGGCCCTTGCGTGCGTGCCTTCGCTCGACGAGCGCGTGCGCGGCAGCGCGACGCTTTCGCTGGCGGCCGTGTTCGCAAGGCCGTTGGCCGGCCCCGCCGTCGCCACCGGTTGGGCGATTGCCGACGGCGGTTCGATCAAGTCGGCGCGGATTGAGATCGGACCTCTGCAGGAGACTGCGGCGGGCGCTGCACCTGCCGCCGCGTCCGTCGCAATGACGGCGCTGGTGACCTACCGCTTCGCAGCGTGGCCGTAA